In a genomic window of Myxococcales bacterium:
- the ccoS gene encoding cbb3-type cytochrome oxidase assembly protein CcoS, translating to MTTLYLILILALGGAALAVAAFAWSVRSGQLDDLDTPPRRMLTDELTRRAPDDAASKP from the coding sequence ATGACCACCCTCTACCTCATCCTCATCCTCGCCCTCGGCGGCGCCGCGCTGGCCGTGGCCGCGTTCGCGTGGTCGGTGCGGTCTGGTCAGCTCGACGATCTCGACACGCCGCCGCGCCGGATGCTCACCGACGAGCTCACGCGTCGCGCACCTGACGACGCGGCATCGAAGCCGTGA